In Drosophila innubila isolate TH190305 chromosome 2R unlocalized genomic scaffold, UK_Dinn_1.0 1_C_2R, whole genome shotgun sequence, the following are encoded in one genomic region:
- the LOC117785691 gene encoding transcription factor kayak isoform X2 yields MCNANTCTYTKSLPLHCVVESVHSLHASLTIDTRQPWKRRPNIETDSYVIIAAATPWSEIVQTALQRLGYSQEVANTARGSLIIKHWKPIPLEQISDNPAVPVSDIVGELTSVITLRIVILRPKTSPFGEIKDKLLKLLVLQSHALLRSTGCPLDEVTLSQICRSSHQNTYALPGGEISDELRRKFDQWWSNQLSPQAAMTPKMLPFMTAPSAVPQVVPGEMDFPVGTAMAAAAAAAAHAANPLGAMGSRESLLLANEAAVGHHPSANAVVVGQSQAAGHHGSMLVHPMHASLHHHHQYPNPSPHPNQKTRMRTSFDPEMELPKLQKWFQENPHPSRQQIQTYVVQLNALESRRGRKPLDVNNVVYWFKNARAAQKRAEMRGGSLGSAMSALGHAAMNGYLSQHAPLGQNSSSSAGSQALSMGNLSMSHEYLKSPMSLKSEDIDTMSQHSDEMEEEPSRPTTPQLPLSLTTHERHRSSPLMEDEEEEQPQLEAQQPQRVKSAESDLVNGEREREQKPTIKTAEETENENSNDKSNENSNANANAETNDDNSNHNNHNHNNNNHNNNNNDNNSLLEREESTSTPKRSTPKEEDDDLDMDEDDEDNENDASHLDEFRSPSPDLSAGSGVVVPHKDQLPFPMVPNSMFSQSFMYMSHYIPAFGQAAAAHPHAHHAAAAAAAAAAGMPPMGGPGLNLSSISNEERRKRNRTFIDPVTEVPKLEQWFAMNTHPSHNLILKYTEELNTMPYRHKFPRLESKNVQFWFKNRRAKCKRLKMSLYDNSQCSQLGGLGSFVPKYEERD; encoded by the exons ATGTGCAATGCAAACACATGCActtaca CGAAATCGCTTCCACTGCACTGCGTGGTTGAGTCTGTGCACTCGTTGCATGCCTCGCTCACCATCGACACACGCCAGCCCTGGAAACGGCGGCCCAACATCGAGACAGACAGTTACGTGATCATTGCGGCTGCCACGCCCTGGAGTGAAATAGTGCAAACGGCCTTGCAACGTCTCGGATATTCACAGGAGGTGGCAAACACGGCTAGAG GCTCGCTCATCATCAAGCACTGGAAGCCCATTCCGCTGGAACAGATCTCGGATAATCCGGCAGTGCCGGTTAGCGACATTGTGGGTGAACTGACCTCGGTGATTACCCTGCGCATTGTCATCCTGCGACCGAAGACTTCTCCCTTTGGGGAGATTAAGGACAAGCTGCTCAAACTGCTCGTATTGCAGTCACATGCTCTACTCCGATCCACCGGTTGTCCTTTGGATGAG GTGACGCTCTCGCAGATTTGCCGCAGCTCCCATCAGAACACATATGCTCTGCCGGGCGGGGAGATCTCGGATGAGCTGCGTCGCAAGTTCGATCAGTGGTGGTCAAATCAGCTCTCTCCCCAGGCCGCCATGACGCCCAAGATGCTGCCCTTTATGACGGCTCCGAGTGCGGTACCGCAGGTGGTACCGGGTGAAATGGACTTTCCCGTGGGCACCGCAATGGCAGCGGCGGCCGCAGCTGCCGCTCATGCCGCGAATCCGCTGGGAGCGATGGGCAGTCGGGAGTCGTTGTTGCTGGCCAACGAGGCGGCAGTGGGACATCATCCGAGTGCGAATGCGGTGGTGGTGGGTCAGTCCCAGGCAGCCGGACATCATGGTAGTATGCTGGTGCATCCGATGCACGCCTCgctgcatcatcatcatcagtatCCGAATCCCAGTCCGCATCCCAATCAGAAGACACGCATGCGCACCAGCTTCGATCCCGAGATGGAGCTGCCCAAGCTGCAGAAATGGTTCCAGGAGAATCCGCATCCCTCGCGCCAACAGATTCAGACCTACGTGGTGCAGCTGAATGCGCTGGAATCAAGACGTGGCAGGAAACCACTGGATGTCAATAACGTGGTCTACTGGTTCAAGAATGCCCGGGCTGCCCAGAAACGGGCGGAGATGCGGGGCGGAAGCTTGGGGAGTGCAATGAGTGCTTTGGGACATGCGGCCATGAATGGATACTTGAGTCAGCACGCTCCTTTGGGTCAGAACTCGAGCAGCAGCGCTGGAAGTCAGGCATTGAGCATGGGAAATCTGTCCATGTCCCATGAATATCTCAAGAGTCCGATGAGCCTGAAGTCGGAGGATATAGACACGATGTCACAGCACTCGGATGAGATGGAGGAGGAGCCGAGCAGACCAACAACGCCACAATTGCCGCTCTCTTTGACCACACACGAGCGACATCGCAGCTCGCCTTTAAtggaggatgaggaggaggagcaacCACAACTGGAAGCACAGCAGCCACAGCGAGTGAAGAGCGCAGAGAGCGACTTGGTCAATggggagagagagcgagagcagaAACCCACTATAAAGACAGCGGAGGAAACCGAAAATGAGAACTCCAATGATAAATCCAATGAAAACTCCAATGCAAATGCCAATGCTGAAACCAACgatgacaacagcaaccacaacaaccacaatcacaacaacaacaaccacaacaacaacaacaacgacaacaattcACTCTTAGAAAGAGAAGAGTCCACTTCCACACCCAAAAGGAGCACTCCCAAAGAGGAAGATGACGACCTGGACatggatgaggatgatgaggaCAATGAGAATGATGCCAGTCATCTGGATGAGTTCCGTTCTCCCTCGCCGGACTTGTCGGCCGGCTCTGGTGTGGTGGTACCGCACAAGGATCAGCTGCCCTTTCCCATGGTGCCCAACTCCATGTTCTCGCAATCCTTCATGTACATGAGTCACTATATTCCGGCCTTTGGCCAAGCAGCTGCTGCCCATCCACATGCTCATCATGCCGCTGCCGCAGcggccgctgctgccgctggtATGCCGCCCATGGGCGGACCGGGTCTCAATCTGTCGAGCATCTCAAATGAGGAGCGTCGCAAGCGCAATCGCACCTTCATTGATCCTGTGACTGAGGTGCCCAAGCTGGAGCAGTGGTTCGCCATGAACACACATCCCTCGCACAACCTCATCCTCAAGTACACCGAGGAACTCAACACAATGCCCTACCG CCATAAGTTTCCACGGCTGGAGAGCAAAAACGTGCAGTTCTGGTTCAAGAACCGACGGGCCAAATGCAAACGCCTTAAGATGTCCCTCTATGACAACAGTCAGTGCAGTCAACTCGGTGGTCTCGGCTCCTTTGTGCCCAAATACGAGGAGCGGGATTAG